From the Nostoc sp. PCC 7107 genome, the window CAATTGTCTTGACTAACGGGGAAAACATCGAACCACAGCCAATTGAAGATGCGTGTTTGCGATCGCCTTATATTGACCAAATCATGCTCGTAGGGCAAGATCAGCGCAGTATTGGTGCTTTAATTGTCCCCAACCTCGAAGCCTTAGAAAAATGGGCTGACAGTCAGAACGTGCAATTACGTCTACCAGAACAAAACTCTGAACTCAGCACATCTGTTGACCTAGAGAGTAAAATAATCCAGGATTTGTTTCGCCAAGAATTGAATCGGGAAGTACAGAATCGTCCAGGTTATCGTTTAGACGATCGCATTGGGCCATTCAGGCTGATTCTCGAACCGTTTTCTATTGAAAATGGCTTGATGACCCAAACACTAAAAATCCGGCGACACGTTGTTGCAGAACGCTACGGCGACCTGATTAACAAAATGTTTGTCTGATCAAAGTACTGAGTGCTGAGTATCAAACCTTGATAATTTCCACTGCAAATTTTATAGAGTGAACGTGAAATATGGATGTCTCCAACCCCCAACTACTTTTGAAGCGCATCGTCAACGTCAAAGTTATTGTTACTCCCCTCTGGAGAGAGGAAGTACAACAGCAATTGCAAGCCCAGATCAATCAACTTGATCAGCAATTGCAACAACTTGACCTAGAAGGACAAAGAGCGATCGCCGCCATTCAAAAGCAGAGTATTCAGCCACCTAGCCCCCAAACTCTGCAACAAATCGACAATATCCAATTGCAAGTTAATCAGAAGAAAAGCGAATTCCTAGAGCAAAAAAATCAAATGCTGCAAAACCTTCAGCAAGTACAAATGCTGGAGTTAGATCAAGAAGTCAACCAATTTCAAATGGAAGGATTTTTCCGTGTGGAAAAAGGTGATAACTTAATTAGCAAAATGCAGGTGGAAATCGTGATGCGCGATGGCATTATCGAAGATATTCGCGGCGATATCTAAATAAAGTATGAAGTGTGAAGGATGAAGTAGGAAAATTTTATACTTCACACTTCAGATTTTTATTCTGATTTAATTGTTTGCTGTGGCGACTTCCAGTTTTACATTGTATCTGGGAACCAGCCCAGATAATTTCCCACACAGGCGGCGAACTCACTAAAAGCGATCGCTCAAAGGTGAATTTTAAATTAAAGTTAAATCTTTAATCTTTTACACCTCGTTAAGAACAAAATCCTGATACAAGTGTAGAGTATTCTCAACATTCCCAAGATCACAATCTTTCTGAACAATGGATATCACCCCAATCAACCAAAAGCAAAATTGCAGAAAATTTCTCCATTGTGTAGTTAGTGACAGCAAAATTCTAATTTACTGACCCCAGATTACTAAAGATTTCAATCAAATTACCGTCAGGATCACGAAAATGTGCAGTGCGGAGTCCCCAAGCTGGACGATCTAAGGGTTGGGTGACAACTATGACGTTGCGTTCTTTGAGTTTTTCGTAGACTTCATCCACGTTATCAACGGCGAAAACTAAAGCCATTTTGTTTTGACAATCAAAAGCTGAGGGTAGATAAGCACTGGGAATTGCTTCAGCCATGAAATCTTTTCTAAATAATGCCAGTTTAAGGTGAGATCCAGTGTGCAACTCAGCATAGCCACTATTTTCATCACCCCAATCAATCCAAAAGCCGAGTATGTCACGGTAGAAGAGAAAACAATCTGTGTAGTTGGTTACTAGCAGCCTGATATGTGTTAACTGAAGCATGATAACTATAATGTCTATTAGTGAATATACTAACTATGAATTCTCGGCTCTGGATGCAGGTTTATCAGCAAATCGCTTTCCACAATTGCTAACTCATCCAGCCGTTGCTGGACGATTTCCCGTGCAAAATAAGTATCTGCTAAAACCCAGTATGTACCAAAGTGTCTTGCTTCCGATGCCATTAAACCTTGATAAAATTTAGCTAATTCTGGTTCAGGACAGTGTGTAGCTAAAAGTCCTAGTCTTTCGTGACTGCGGGCTTCTATTAAGCCAGTGACGAGTAAGGAATCTAAAAAACGGTCTGGTTCGTTGGGACGGACAGCGGCTTTCAAACCAGCACCATAGGGAGGTGGTGATAAAGGTGCTAAGGGTATGTTGCGGCGTTCTAGCCACTGGTTGACAAGTTCAAAGTGTTCTAATTCTTCACGGGCGATCGCAGTTAATTCCCTTACCATTTTGGTATTGGAAGGATAGCGAAACATAAAATTTAACGCCACCCCCGCTGCTTTGCGTTCGCAGTGGGAATGGTCAAGCAAAATAATATCTAAATTTGCGATCGCTTGTTCTACCCAAGCATCAGATGTCGGCTGCTTGAGGGCGTTGATAGTCGGTAATGCAGAAGTAAGCACAGGCTGAAATTAAAGAAATTGCCATCCTGCTGAGTATCCCAGCAAATCGATTGTAATAGCGAATGGGGTGAATTAGTGTAGGCGATCGCTGAAGAGGCTGAATATTTGGGTTTAGGGGTGTAAGAGTGACTTCAATATAATTCTGTATAACCAAAATTAAGTAAATCACCAAAGCATAGTAATTTTCCTATTTTATTACATAAGTGTTGTGGTTGAAGTTAATCAACCCTACTTTTTTAGGAGTAATTATCTATTGCTTTGGTGCTTTTTTAGCGGATATTTCCGCCATAAGGGTAAAAGTAAAGGGCATATAAAGCCTATACTAGCTCTCTAGTAATTACTGTATCAGCCCACACTATTTTCCCAAATTATCAGATTATTTTTGTTCAACAATCTTATGTCAAGAAAATCGTATACTTAACCAAACTTTGTACTGTTAATTATCATGAATACTTTGTATTGATAATTAACTAAATATAAAATTTTACCAAGCAATTGATTGGCGATCGCGGAAAAATCCCCCAGTCACACCATCATTTTCAAGGGTAGCCAGCCAGACAATTGTATCAACTCCTTGTTCTGGGGTACGTGGTGCATTAGCGCCACCCATATCAGTTTTTACCCAACCGGGACATACAGAATTAACTAATATATTTGTGCCAGTTAATTCACTAGCAAAAATTCGGGTTACAGCATTTAAAGCTGTTTTAGAAATGCGGTATCCAGGAGAACCACCCTCCATATCTGTTAACTGTCCCATTCCCGAAGAAACATTAACTATTCGTCCGTAATTTTGCTTCTTCATTAAGGGAATTAACGCTTGAGTAACTCGCACAACACCATAAACATTTGTTTCAATTGTTGTCTGTAGAGGATCAATTTTGGTATCAATAATGCTGTTACTTCCTGATTGAGCATCAATATAAATACCTGCATTATTTACCAGTGCATCAAGTTTGCCAAACTGCTGATCAATAAACTCAGCTAAATTTTGACTACTTTCATCACTGCTAACATCTAAAGTATAAGCAATTACATCTAAACCCTCAGCCTGTAACTTTTGCGCGGCTACCTTACCTTTATCTTCATCTCTGCTGGTGAGAATTACCTTATATCCTTGTTTCGCCAGTTGACGAGAAGCTTCAAATCCCAATCCACGATTTCCACCAGTAACGACAGCAACTTTTTGGTTTGTACTCACGCTGATTTTCTCCCCATAATATTTTTTTCGTGGCAACTTTTAAAATACAAGGGTGAATTTGAGATTACACCCATCGTTTGACAGAAACCAGATGATAACTTAAATCTGCATCAATCCCCAAATCACACCTGCTGTAACTAGTGGGACACCAAGGTTATCTGTCCCGTGGGGTGATATGGCTTCAACTAAAGTTGCAAAACCAGCACTCACTAATGCTATTAATAAAGCCTTTCCCGCGCCAACAGAAACAGCTAAAGGACTAATCAAAGAACCAGGTAAAAACATTAGTACCAAAAATATTGCTGTTGTACTGGCTAAAAACATCGCCAGCGATCCTTCCCAAGAACGCACAGATGAACCTATTTGATATTGATGTTTTCCGAAACGTTTACCAATTAATGCAGCTAAAGCATCTCCCCAAGTCATAGCCATGATTCCCGCTACAGCAATGGGGACATGATCAACTGAGTCATCTGGTCGCCAAAATAACCCAAAAAGTAGTGTGACTGAAATTGCAAAATAAACAGTACCTGGGGAACTATCTTCAGTATCCATTGCACCGATGATTCGATAACGATAAAGCAGATAATTGATGAAAATAAAGGTGGCGAAAGGGATAATACCGATTTGCCAATGTTTAAACAGCAACAGCACACCAAAAACCCACATCCCCGCGCCAACATGGATAACCTTGCGAGTTAAATCTGGCTTGACACCAAAAAATCTTCGCAGTCCTTCACCAAGGGCTAATAAACTGACGGCATAGGTGTAAGAGGCTGCTAGTCCGATAAAATCAGCGTTAGTCATTTTTCACCGGTCTAGGGTCAATGATTAATAGTTATTTTCGCTTTTATTGCCTGTTTCTCGATGACCTTTTTTCAGAGGAGTGTGTATCTAAAACTTTACACTCCAAGAACCTTACATACTTTGTTGGGTTTCGCTATCTCTCCACCCAACCTACTTTTCTGCTTAACTGAACCGTATTGAGTTTTAAACGACAATCTTGGTGCGTAAGTCCTGCATTTGTGGTTGATGAGTAGGAGTAAATAGTAAGCGAGTCAAGCCTTGATGAATATCTACTTGGGGAGACCATTTTAAATATCGCATAGCTTTATTATCGGCGCAGCTGTGGTGAATATCTCCCGGAAGACCTGGGCGAAAGATAGGACGCAGATTTTGTTTAGTAATTTGATTTAATAGCGCGATTAACTCTAATAAGCTGGTAGCTTGGCCGCATCCAATATTGAAGATTTTACCTGCGGCTTGGGGATGTTTCATGGCAATTAAGTTGGCTTGGACTACATCAGAAACGTGAATAAAATCACGACTTTGCAATCCATTACCATAAATGATTGGCGGTACGCTTTGACGGATGCGATCGCAAAACTGAGAAATCACCCCTGTATAATCACTATTCTGACGCAGACCAAACACATTAAAATAGCGCAACGAAACAAACTCCACCAAGCCTTGTTGATGATAAATTTGTCCCAACTGCTCAGACGCGAGTTTATCAGCACCATAAGGACTAATGGGATGAGTCGGCATTGATTCTCGTTTTGGCAATGTAGGATCATTCCCATAAACAGCCGCACTACTAGCAAATATGACTCGTTTGACTCGACAGTGATGGGCTGCTTTTAAAACATTGGCTGTCCCACCATAATTAACTTGATGTGTCCCGACAGTATCTTGGAAGGATGCGGCGATATTTGCGATCGCGGCTTGATGAAAAACATAATCGCACCCTTGCGTCGCTTTTTTGACATGATTGTAATTGGTCACATCACCTTTAATCCATTCCCACCTGTCTGGAGGTACAGCCAGTAAATTTTCTAACTTGCCTGTGTAAAGGTTATCCAGCACTCGCACATAATAACCTCTATTCACTAATTCTTCGACTAGATGGGAACCGATAAAACCACATCCGCCTGTAACTAATACTACTTGGCGATTCATGATTCGCTCGCTCCTAACCACGGTATAGTAATGGCAGAAACTTCTGGCATAGTTTCTAAGCACTGTATAACTGCTGCGGGTAAAACAATTTTGCAACACTGATTAGCTAACCAAATTCCCGTCAACAAGGCTTCTTTAGCGGTCATTTGTTCTGCCTGCTGTAACAAGTCATCCCAGCGTTGTGAGGGGTAACGGGCGATTAAGGCGGCGATTTGGTAAACTTTCCACAGCGATCGCTCCCAACCAATTTTCGCGGCACTAATACACAGCAGGAGTAAGTAATCTTGCGGTGGTAGGGTCTGGATTGTGTGATTTTCTAACTCTACTTTACACAGGCGTTCTGTTTGCCATTCCCAACCTAAAAGCTGCCAATATAGCTCAATTTTTACGGCGCGTTGGGGATGGGTGAAGGATTGTTGCCCAATTTGCCAAATCTCTCCCGGCTGATATCCGGCGGTTGTGAGGATTTCTGTAACGGTGGCGCGATCGCTGGCTGCTATCCACAAATCCAAGGTTTGAAATTGCCAGAGAGATAAATCACCATCTACCAATGCGGCGAGGGCTGGCTCGTTGATGGGAATCGCCGTGACTTGGGCGGTGGCGAGTTGATTTAATAAATGCAGTAAAACTTGGCTATGAGAACGATTACGCAGGGCATTAGCGTAATAATATTGTTGCAATTCTCGCAGTGTAGACTCTGGGACAAACTTAGGAGCCGTTTTGTTTAAACTCCAATAGGCAAGCGATAATACACCTAACTCAGAGGCAACCTTGACAAAATACTGCCAATCAATCTGCACAAGCCGAGAATAGTCTTTGTCATCCTTTAACAGAGACTTGAGGCGATCTCTAACTGTCTCGTCAAAATAGATTTGGAGACATCCAGACAGCAATTGCATCGCCCGTTGTTGCTCATCTTTGATGTATTTTTGCCAGTTGCGAAAACTCACACCCGCAAATGCTTCGTAATCTGTGAGCGATCGCACATTTCCTAACCCATAAATGCCAAAATCCTCAGTCATCGGTTCCATCTGCAAAATTTGGCGAAATCGTTGTTCGGAAATAGTATGGCGTTGATACCAGTCTTGATTGTCTTCCCAGTTTAGCGGGCGTGGCTTTTCTTGGGTGTCATAGTAATAGTGCCAACAGATAACACGATGGGGATGGTAGATATCCCACCCATTTGTCCAGGCGCGGACAGAATAAGCCACCTCAGTAGCCGAAAAGTAAAGCAGTTGATCATGGGGAACTTCCTGCATCAAACGCGCATCGGCAAACATAAATCCCCCCGCCATAAATGCGCCAGATTTAGGGGCGTGATAATTGCTTAAATCTTCCACGGCTCTTGGAGTCATCATCCCATTGTGGGCAAATCTGCCTGTGGCTGTACCTGTAGGGAAGTTAGACAAAATTACTCTGGGGGGATGATAGCCCGGAGGAAATGCCGTGAGTACAGGTTTTTGGCTGGGACACATCGCCAACATTTCAATCAGTAGGGTATCCCAGCCAGTAGCAAAGCGCATGTGGGCATCTGTTTGCAGGGCATAGCGTTCTCCTTGCCAAAGTTTTTCAGTTTGGGATCTTGCCCAACCCAAACCGCAAGATTCGGCTGCTGGTACTGTCGCAACCCGACAATTGGGAATATCTTTCAGCCCATCAATGAAGTGTAGTTCTTCATCATTGCCATATTGCCAGCAAATACCAAAACTGATGCGTTCGGGACATAGTGCCTGGGCTAAGGCATCTTTGACTGTGGGGATTAATTCAAAATCGCGGTAAGCCGCAATCTGGACAAAAATGCGATCGCTGATCATATATCACCGCCAAAACAGCAACAAATTACCAATTAGTAGGGTTTTTAAACACCGATTTCCGAATCCAGCCGTGAA encodes:
- a CDS encoding YlqD family protein, whose amino-acid sequence is MDVSNPQLLLKRIVNVKVIVTPLWREEVQQQLQAQINQLDQQLQQLDLEGQRAIAAIQKQSIQPPSPQTLQQIDNIQLQVNQKKSEFLEQKNQMLQNLQQVQMLELDQEVNQFQMEGFFRVEKGDNLISKMQVEIVMRDGIIEDIRGDI
- a CDS encoding tRNA-(ms[2]io[6]A)-hydroxylase; translation: MLTSALPTINALKQPTSDAWVEQAIANLDIILLDHSHCERKAAGVALNFMFRYPSNTKMVRELTAIAREELEHFELVNQWLERRNIPLAPLSPPPYGAGLKAAVRPNEPDRFLDSLLVTGLIEARSHERLGLLATHCPEPELAKFYQGLMASEARHFGTYWVLADTYFAREIVQQRLDELAIVESDLLINLHPEPRIHS
- a CDS encoding SDR family oxidoreductase, which codes for MSTNQKVAVVTGGNRGLGFEASRQLAKQGYKVILTSRDEDKGKVAAQKLQAEGLDVIAYTLDVSSDESSQNLAEFIDQQFGKLDALVNNAGIYIDAQSGSNSIIDTKIDPLQTTIETNVYGVVRVTQALIPLMKKQNYGRIVNVSSGMGQLTDMEGGSPGYRISKTALNAVTRIFASELTGTNILVNSVCPGWVKTDMGGANAPRTPEQGVDTIVWLATLENDGVTGGFFRDRQSIAW
- a CDS encoding GlcNAc-transferase family protein → MISDRIFVQIAAYRDFELIPTVKDALAQALCPERISFGICWQYGNDEELHFIDGLKDIPNCRVATVPAAESCGLGWARSQTEKLWQGERYALQTDAHMRFATGWDTLLIEMLAMCPSQKPVLTAFPPGYHPPRVILSNFPTGTATGRFAHNGMMTPRAVEDLSNYHAPKSGAFMAGGFMFADARLMQEVPHDQLLYFSATEVAYSVRAWTNGWDIYHPHRVICWHYYYDTQEKPRPLNWEDNQDWYQRHTISEQRFRQILQMEPMTEDFGIYGLGNVRSLTDYEAFAGVSFRNWQKYIKDEQQRAMQLLSGCLQIYFDETVRDRLKSLLKDDKDYSRLVQIDWQYFVKVASELGVLSLAYWSLNKTAPKFVPESTLRELQQYYYANALRNRSHSQVLLHLLNQLATAQVTAIPINEPALAALVDGDLSLWQFQTLDLWIAASDRATVTEILTTAGYQPGEIWQIGQQSFTHPQRAVKIELYWQLLGWEWQTERLCKVELENHTIQTLPPQDYLLLLCISAAKIGWERSLWKVYQIAALIARYPSQRWDDLLQQAEQMTAKEALLTGIWLANQCCKIVLPAAVIQCLETMPEVSAITIPWLGASES
- a CDS encoding VOC family protein produces the protein MMLQLTHIRLLVTNYTDCFLFYRDILGFWIDWGDENSGYAELHTGSHLKLALFRKDFMAEAIPSAYLPSAFDCQNKMALVFAVDNVDEVYEKLKERNVIVVTQPLDRPAWGLRTAHFRDPDGNLIEIFSNLGSVN
- a CDS encoding NAD-dependent epimerase/dehydratase family protein; protein product: MNRQVVLVTGGCGFIGSHLVEELVNRGYYVRVLDNLYTGKLENLLAVPPDRWEWIKGDVTNYNHVKKATQGCDYVFHQAAIANIAASFQDTVGTHQVNYGGTANVLKAAHHCRVKRVIFASSAAVYGNDPTLPKRESMPTHPISPYGADKLASEQLGQIYHQQGLVEFVSLRYFNVFGLRQNSDYTGVISQFCDRIRQSVPPIIYGNGLQSRDFIHVSDVVQANLIAMKHPQAAGKIFNIGCGQATSLLELIALLNQITKQNLRPIFRPGLPGDIHHSCADNKAMRYLKWSPQVDIHQGLTRLLFTPTHQPQMQDLRTKIVV
- a CDS encoding diacylglycerol/polyprenol kinase family protein is translated as MTNADFIGLAASYTYAVSLLALGEGLRRFFGVKPDLTRKVIHVGAGMWVFGVLLLFKHWQIGIIPFATFIFINYLLYRYRIIGAMDTEDSSPGTVYFAISVTLLFGLFWRPDDSVDHVPIAVAGIMAMTWGDALAALIGKRFGKHQYQIGSSVRSWEGSLAMFLASTTAIFLVLMFLPGSLISPLAVSVGAGKALLIALVSAGFATLVEAISPHGTDNLGVPLVTAGVIWGLMQI